A region of the Larus michahellis chromosome 4, bLarMic1.1, whole genome shotgun sequence genome:
AGAATGTGCCAAAAGCATCTCATTTGTGCCGGAGGGTGGAAATACGTGCattcccatccctgctccccaggcTCATCCCCAGCCAAGAGGAGGCGAGCAGGACGCACTGGCAGCGGCAGTAGGGCGGGCAGCAGCCCCTCCTGTGTGGCAGATGGGTTTGCTCTCTACAACACTAGCGATTAAAACAAGGCATCTCAGTGAAAGAAGAGGttgtggaaaggaagaaggagaggagaaggaagactgGAGTGTGGGCCGGCTGCAGCTGGGCTTCCAGCCCCGTGGGCACCATGTTGAGGGGCCGATGTGGATGCTGGCTTCCCGCTCTAGTCCTTCCCCTTGCCCTTCTTTGCTGTGTCCAAGAAGCACAGGAGACGAGAGTTAATGTGTCCACCAGCAGCTCACCAATCCCCCAGGTGCTACCGTGGCAGAAACCCAGCCAGCATGGCTGGCTTGGCATGGCGCAGGGGCCACATCCCTGCAGGCAGCCTCCCCCCACCATGCAAAGCCCTactgaggaaagagggaaatcCGTGTCCCACCAAACCTGGTGGTGACTTGTGGGGGACACACCAGGGTTTTTCCTAGTGGCACTTGCATcccacccagccagcagctggactTTGGGGCTGTCGCAAGAGGGAAGAGCATCCTACGCGATCCCCCACACCAGAAGCAAAGCCCAACCCCAAGGGGCCAAGCAACCCCCCCCAGACAGCCCCTGCTCGGGATCCCAGCAGGATCCCTCTGGGGATGGGAACGGTGGGGACTGACCTTTGGACTTCGACTTGATCTTGGAAGAGCAGGGCTTGGTCACATAGACGATCTCCTCACACTGGGCATTGTACAGGGCTTTCTTCAGGATGCCGGAGCGAGTCTTCACGCCCGTCTGAGCGCTACAACCTCCCCAGCTCTCAAATTTGTACTTGCAGTCGGCTGGAAGAGAGGGGACAGGCGTCACAGCCAGGCAAGACCCAGtgcagccaccagccccagccacccAGCCCAGGGTGGTCCCCAGCCACCCCCTCACCATGCACCCACCTCCAAACTTCTTCTTCCAGTTGCAGGGGATCTTGCACTTGAGCTTCTTACTCTCGTCTTTGCAAGTTCCCTCGCGGTACCCCAGGCCACAGTCCTTGCTGTTGGGGACACAAGGTCCCCAGCGCCAGTCCTCGCACTCGGAGccatccttcttccccttctctgcaaGGGAAGGGGGAGCGGGTGCTCGCTGTGGGGGCACGGGAGCACGCCCCAAGCTGCCACCGGCCCCCGGCCCTCTGTCCCGGGCAGCCCCTCACCTTTCTTGTTCTTGCCAGCCTCAGCGGTGGCGGCCAGCAGGATCAgcgccaggaggaggaggaggccccGGACCTGCAtcctgcctggggaggagggagagggtgaGGCGGGCGAGGGGTCGGGATGCCatgcagcagcaaggagagggcACGGCGCACTGCGGGCAGCCTGCCTGGGAGTGAGACGGCAGCTGCCGCCATCGCACACATGcacctgtgtgtgtgtacaccGCGATGCCCTGCTCATTGCCACCCGTTAGTCCACATGTATTAATTGCAACAGGCAGGTTAATTGTGCATCAAAGCAACTGCCTCCGGTCAGGGAGCTGTTGGGCTGGGAGCTTcttcccatccctgcagccccccattACCTTGTGTGTGTCCGAAATGCTCTCCGCGGGGAGCCCTGCACCCCAcacagcagctggggaaggaCCTTGATTGGGTGCACCCAGCACCAGGCTGCCCCAGGGCCcatgctgctcctgcccccagaaaacaaagcagcccCCGCCTGCATGCTGGCAGCAGGGGTCCCGCTCCCCAGTGCCGGTCCCCAGCCCCTACCCCCCTGTATTTCTCTGTGGCTCCTTTATCCAGGACCCAGCAGGCTGCCGCCCCACACCAAAGAGCCCCCGAGCCAGGGGAGCACAGCTGCCATGGTACCCTTCTCCGGCTCCAGAGGAATCTGGGGGGGGACAGAAAAAAGCCCagcaaaaacaaacccactgCCACGAAGGGTCTGAGAGCTAAATCAGCGgattaaacaacaaaaaataaagagtCCCCACAGTGTGGGAGCTTGTTGGAAAGATGGAGCGGGAGAGCTGCGCCCACTGCTGGCACCGCGGCCAACAGCACAGCACCCGTGCAGGCAGGGGGAGGATGTGCCTGcctgtgcatgcatgtgcatgcGTGTCCACACACGTGGGAGCAGGTTGGGGACGAGGGTGCATTGCACACAAGCGTGCAGCTCCTGGggccctggccccagcccccagcccccctcggTGGCCTTGGGCCAGGTCATGGCAACCCTCTGGCCAACGCTGGGGTTTgagctcctgctcccagcaggagtGCAGACGTGCAGAGCTGGCATCTCAAGTCTGGTGGCCCCTTCTCTGCTCCCCCAAAGCCTTTTAGGACGACACCCATATCTGTGTGgcagcagacagacagcaaaTACATCGCACCTGCCCTGGCTCCACAATGGGCTTGGTGGGACCGGGCTGTAGAGGTCAGGACGCACCGCATGCCCCGGGGGACATCAGTGCAGGGAAGAGCCCAGGGTCAGCGTTTGCTCCCTGCCCCCAGGCTCCCCGGGCAGCAGGCCGGAGAGAGCAGCTCCCCGCATTATTCAGGCCCCAGTGCACTCACCTTTCATGCGTCCGCCGCCGCGAAGCTGCCGGCTTCGCTCTGCATTGAACTGTCAGAGGGAATTACACAGCCCAGCTGGCTGAAGGCGCAGCCGAGGGGGTGAGAGCTGCCTTCCCCCTcgcccagcctggctgggagccATCCTGCCGAGAATGGCACAGCTAAGACCTGCTCCCACCCAGCTGCCTTCAAATGGGGCAAGAGCTCTGCCTGGATGGGCCGGTTACAGATGGcaaggctggggctgagctgagTTATGGGCACTCCTGTCTCGCTTTCTGCAGTACCTTGGATGGGGCAGCACCTCTGGCACCCACACTATTCACAGCATCCCCCTGATTTCAGGTGCTCTGTAAACTTCTTCCATCCCCTGCTGCAGAGcgcttccctctgctcctcccaccCAGCGCTTTCCAACTCAGGACCTGTGGACGGGGCCTCTGAGCGCCCAGGGCAGAcagccctggctgccctgctcacCCCTGCGTGGACACCCTCTGCTCCCCACACAGGTACCGTCGGGCCCTGCCCATGTGTACACAGGGATGTGGGAGGGGGGGCTCTGAGGGGAAGCCCAGCTACAACCCCAGGGACTCACGGATCATGCCCCCAGGCAAAGGTCTGCAGGGACCCTCAGCCACGGCTCATCCTAAAGCATTCAtaagggagagggagggcagtTTTCCAATTAACAGCCTGATCCCTTCTTTGCCAGTCAAACAAGAGCTGTTCCTGGTCAGACTGCCAGCGCCTTCAGGCGTGTtcgcccagcccagctcctcccgcATCACTGCGGGGCCCTGGCTCCTCTCCTGCTCAGATCCCAGCTGGCTCTCACACAGTGTTGGTCTCTCCCAGGAATGGGCTGCACGAGTGGAGCAGCCTGGAGCATGGCCACACCATGGCAGTCCCCGTTTCCCCGTCCCCCCTCTCCTCTAGCTGCCCTGGGTTTGAATAATCTAGGATCAGCTCTACAAAAAAAATTTATCAGCTGATAAAATCAGCTCGCCCACCACTGCAATGGGAGAGCCTGGACCCATCTCCTGACATCGCTCAGGGCCAGGTAGTGCTACCAGCAAAGTGCTTCTTCTACCACAGGCCACAGCTCCTGTCCGCTTGCTGCCACCCTGATGCTCTCCTGGGAGCCGGGTGGCTGCTGGGCTGTCAAGCCCCCTCGAAgaccctcttccagcagcaggaCCTCTTGGCTCGGCTCCAATTGCAGCTGGCTCCAGCAGAGGTGGGCACAGGACTGCTGCCCTACCTCCGCGGGCTGAGCTGCTCCCCAGTCTCTGGGCAGGGAGCCCAGTGCTCGGGGACCCCATGGCTTGGGGTACCCAGCATCCCACCAGCAGGAatttccctgctgccaggagaggggaGACTGAGGTTTTCCCCGTGAGCCAAGGTGTTAGCATGACCAGGAGGGACCGGAGGGGAACAGAGCCGCAGGGGCTTAGTGAGAAGACGCTACAGAGGGAAAGGGGTTGCTCTGCGTTCTTGCCTCGGCgttgtggggcagagaggggagcaggcagTGCCTTTCCATGCTTCtaccctctgctccctccccagggcagatGCTGTGCCGTGACCCCAGTGTAGCcccttccccacatccccttATTCCGCCCTGCGGCCGGTCTGCCCCCTCGCCCCCGGAGAGGCTGGCGGTGGCCGAGCCCCCGCTCCGGGGCGGCTCCCCGGGCTCCGGCAGGAGCATCTCCCACCGCCTTGAGCCCTCCCCGAACCGGTGTGGGGTGCCCCCaaagggagaagtgggggggggggtaagaTCCCGGCCCACTGCCTCAAGCCCTTCGTGCTCTCCAGGATTCCTGCCTCCCTCCGAAACTCTTTCCTCCTGCACCTCCAGGCACTTCCCTGGCTCCTCGCAGACGAGCCCGCACCCGGGGGAGCTGCCGCCCCCGGGACCCCTGCCCCGGTCGcccttcctgcagctcctccccACCCAGGGCCATGTCCCCCACCCCGGCAAAGCCCCTTTCCCCACCGGGGACCCCTCAGCCTggacccccgccgcctccccggggagGCGAGGGTGAGTTCGCCGCTCGCCTTGCCGGAGGCGCCCCATCCCCGTGGCGTCGAGCGGGCGCCGCCGCCGTCCGCGGGGGCTcggggagggcaagggggggtAAGTCCAACCCCGAGTACCGGGGTGCGGGGGGTGCCACACTCACCTGCGGAGCGGAGCGGTGCGTTGCGCGGAGCGGTGCGTTGCGCGGAGCCGCTGCCTTTGTGTGGCGGCCGCGTGCGGAGCCCCCGCGCAGCGCACAGCGGCCCCTGACGTCGGGCTCGGCTGGCAgcaaaaaaaaggtggtttttttaaccCAAAACTTTTCGCAAGCTCCTcctctgcgccccccccccccccccgggccagGCACAAAGGCGGAGGGGCGGCCTcggggggcaggcggggaagggggagcgcCGGGCCGGCGGCGGTCCCTGCTCAGCCGGTGAGTGTGGTGGGCTCCCCGGCACGGGGAGCGGCGCCTGAGGGGTCAggccacgtccccgtgtcccccctgccctAAACGGGGTGTCTCACCTTCCTCCGTGCTCTGCGGCGTGGTAGGGACGAAGCCGTGGGGGTTCAGCTCCCCACGCACCCCGGCGTCGCAGAGCGGCTGGAGGGGTGCAAGCTGAACAGCCCGGCAAGGGGCCCCCTGGGGCCCACTGCTCTGAGACCCACTGGAAGATGGCCCCTGGGGCACCCCTGGGGCTAAATGGAGCGAAGGGAACCACCTCATGTGTGTCTCCACCGGCTCCCTGGATGCCTCCTTCCCCACCAAGGCCACTGGCACTGGTGGACCGACCTTTCATGGTCTCTGCCCTTTTCACCCCTCCCCGCTTGTTCTGCCCCTCCTGGGAGGGTAgcagggagcagggagctgcTCAGCACCTGAAGCAGCACATCGCTTTCATGCTGGCCCAGGTATCTACCCAGCCTGtccccaactcagccatgctgttGCCCTTCTCCTTGGACCAAGCAGTGATATGAGGTCAGACTGCTGGTTGGGGATGAAAGGACCTTGCAGACGTGATTGCTCCCTTCCCCCCATCCACCCCCTTTTCTGAGGAAGTGAGGAGAGGCAGGGGCCAAGCCAACTCTCTTCTGCAGTTACCAGCCAGAAAGGCAAGTGTCATGCCAGAAGaatggggctgtggtggggaacGGAGCCATTTTTCCACCCCTTATCCTGGAAGAAGGCTGCTGAGAGCAGGGCTGCCACAGGTGGGgttggggaggtggtggtgggggtggtgggggtgctgTTTTTTATGAGCTGCTTCACAACCAGGAATCACTTTAGGAGAGATTTCCGCATTTAACTCTCACCCTGCCGGCAGTTTCCTGAACATCTGTGGAGGTTTAGAGGAGGGCTGGCAACCGTGGGAGCATGTCATCTCCCCTGCCCGCTGCACACACGGCAAGGGGTGCTGCCCTGGGTGGCCAGGGGTCTGGACATGCTGGGCTGTACCTTTGAACACAGGCTGCAGAAATGGGTCCTGAGAGCTGGACAGGTAGCAAAGCCAaaggtccccccagcccccccgcatTGCTGGGCCTTTAAaccacagctgaagaaagctGTGGAGACAAACTTCAGGGTCAAACAGAAGGGGGAGGGCCTAGGTGTGCTACTTTTGGCTGGGGTTCACTGGCATCAGGTTTGCAAGTCTGAGTTATGGGAGCATCACGGGCACAGCAGGGCCTGGTGGGGCTGTGAAAGAGCTGGGTGTGGGGCAAgcgctgctgcttttcttcagccaTCTCTGGCCAGAAGCCAGAGACTCCGCTGGTGTCCGCAGGGCAGAGTGGCCCAAGGTACAGTGAAGCCCTGCGCAAATTTTCACTCCTTTCTCCATTTCCAGCCATTCCCATTCCCCCCCTGTTGCCTCCTTGGGCTGGGGACCAGGAGGCAGGTGCCAGCTGGGAGGGAGAGCAGAGATGGGTTGGTGCACATCACCCTCAGCACTGGCTGTGCTTGGTCCCTTCGGGTCCTTTCTAAGGGATGCCGGGGGAAGGGAAcggctccttccccagctcaaACAAGCAGCAGAAGGCTGTGTTTGCAGAAAGGGGCCTCATaccaagggaaggagggaagagagggagcaTGACCAACCCAGGTGCATTTCCTTGCAATTGCCTAACTTGAGCTTTTTACTTCTAAAAAACGTCACAAGATAATTCATGGCATGTCGGCTCTGCATTTTCCATCTCCAGTTGAAGCCTGATCCTTGGGGCAGCGTTACTGCACGGAGCAGCAGTGCCAGCGCGGGGACACAGCTGCGCATGGGGGGAGTTTTCCCTGTTGAGGCTTGCGGAGGTGGGCGGGTGGCAGGTAATCATTAACAGGGTCAACTGCTGTCACCCCAGCTCTGTTTAGCTGGGGCTGGGCTTGCACGGCCTTTCCCAGCCTGCACACGTGCCCCCCATATGCAtataccgcccccccccccaggtgtgtTTCCATCCCATGGGAGGCCAGACAGACCTCTGGATCTCCGACACCCACCTGCAAGGGAGAAATGGGGGATGCTGAGGCCCTTTGGAGAGAagggcagggctgtccccccaCGGTGGACTGCACCTTTCCTAACACCCCTGATCACAGCGATCGTATTTGGGACTGCTTCTCTCCCTCGCCATAAATTTGACACCGGGGCGGCTGGAAAACTCTCATTGCCATGGTTACTGATGGTCCTCACTGCCGAGACGTGGGCCAAGCGCCAACGTGCCGGGGTCTGGGCACTGAAGCGGAGCGGGCCCCCTCCTCCCAGTCGCACGTCCGCCTGGTCCCTGGGCAGCGGCCCAGGGAGGCTGGGACAATTCGGTGTGCCTTACACCCGCTACAGACCCCCACTGTTAGCTCCGGGCAGGAGCTGAAAGGCTGAAAGCGATGAAAGGgaggcgcggggtggggggggaggtggaaggGACAACGCAGCCGGCGAAGGAGGCTGCTTCTccaggcggggagggggcggctggaGAGACAGGCAGGCTGCCAAGCTGCCCTCAGGAATCCGAGTTTAAGGTATGAGTACAGCTCCCCATCACCCACCATGTCCATCCCTGGCTCCCTCACCAGCGCGTCGTCGCCAGAGCAATTACCTCCCTTTTGCAAAAGAAACTCTGCAGGAGAGATGGCGTTGGCCACAGTCCTCCTTATGAGACAAGGGCTGGAAGCAGAAGAGTCCCTAATCCCCTGCTTTTGTAATCGGAGAGCGGTCCTCCCGCCAGAGATAATCCCAGACCTCGATGCTGCAACCCCAGTGCTCAGCACTGGAAGAGGGACCCCAGCGCTCCTCTCTGGTGCTGGGAATGAACAGGAAAAGCCCCCGAGCAGGCTCGTCCCCTGCAGAGCAGCATGGCTGGGGACAGCTCACCACAAAAAGGGCTGACAAACTTTTTGAAATCTGGAGACTGGATGCTGCTGTCATACCTATTGATAGCCA
Encoded here:
- the MDK gene encoding midkine isoform X2, which gives rise to MQVRGLLLLLALILLAATAEAGKNKKEKGKKDGSECEDWRWGPCVPNSKDCGLGYREGTCKDESKKLKCKIPCNWKKKFGADCKYKFESWGGCSAQTGVKTRSGILKKALYNAQCEEIVYVTKPCSSKIKSKSKAKKGKGKD
- the MDK gene encoding midkine isoform X1, coding for MKGRMQVRGLLLLLALILLAATAEAGKNKKEKGKKDGSECEDWRWGPCVPNSKDCGLGYREGTCKDESKKLKCKIPCNWKKKFGADCKYKFESWGGCSAQTGVKTRSGILKKALYNAQCEEIVYVTKPCSSKIKSKSKAKKGKGKD